In Aegilops tauschii subsp. strangulata cultivar AL8/78 chromosome 3, Aet v6.0, whole genome shotgun sequence, one genomic interval encodes:
- the LOC109764087 gene encoding uncharacterized protein translates to MAPRRRSPSPPPASLPDDDDMLREILLRLPPRPSSLPRASLVCKRWRSLAADPQFRRRFRDHHGKPPFLGFFLEDYPSSPFVPILDRPDRIPGARFSMTLNKGNRIVDCRHGLVLFIRRRPRRRLLVWDPVARDQRRLIVPPELDNDQMLMFNGAVLRPASGQGHFQVALIAHARLSNHTRVFACLYSSETGIWSKINSLQLQSYMAMPEPSTLIGNSFCWLLKVPPDLQDVILEFDLDRQSLTVTELPPQVKARPFKLRIVPTEDGGLGIIHLSTFQGQLWKREPGSVWVHDGAIEFEELRSACKGDRYPLIVGFSEDSNAILVQTNSGVFMVYLRSMEFKKISNMGDFHLHYPFACFYPGAPDA, encoded by the exons ATGgctccccgccgccgcagcccctCTCCGCCGCCTGCCTCTCTCCCAGACGACGACGACATGCTCCGGGAGATTCTCCTCCGCCTCCCCCCGCGGCCTTCCTCCCTCCCCCGGGCCTCCCTCGTCTGCAAGCGTTGGCGCAGCCTCGCCGCCGATCCCCAATTCCGACGCCGCTTCCGCGACCACCACGGCAAGCCCCCTTTCCTTGGCTTCTTTCTCGAGGACTATCCGTCCTCTCCGTTTGTTCCAATACTGGATCGACCAGATCGCATCCCCGGCGCTCGCTTCTCCATGACTCTCAACAAGGGCAACCGCATCGTCGACTGCCGTCACGGACTCGTCCTTTTCATCCGCCGTCGCCCGCGGCGCCGCCTACTTGTGTGGGACCCCGTCGCCCGCGACCAGCGCCGGCTCATCGTCCCACCAGAGCTGGACAACGACCAGATGCTCATGTTCAACGGGGCCGTGCTTCGCCCTGCCAGCGGCCAAGGCCATTTCCAGGTGGCCCTGATAGCCCATGCCAGACTTAGTAATCATACAAGAGTTTTCGCATGCCTTTACTCATCGGAGACCGGGATATGGAGCAAAATCAATTCACTGCAGCTGCAATCGTATATGGCCATGCCAGAACCCAGTACTTTGATTGGGAATTCCTTTTGCTGGTTACTTAAGGTGCCACCTGACCTTCAAGATGTCATACTTGAGTTTGATCTGGATAGGCAGAGCCTAACTGTGACAGAGCTGCCACCACAAGTAAAAGCTCGCCCTTTCAAGTTAAGGATTGTGCCGACCGAAGATGGTGGGCTTGGCATCATCCATCTCTCAACATTTCAGGGCCAATTATGGAAGAGAGAGCCTGGTTCTGTATGGGTGCACGACGGAGCTATTGAATTCGAGGAGCTCAGATCAGCTTGTAAGGGAGACCGATACCCCCTCATTGTGGGGTTTTCCGAGGACAGTAATGCAATCCTTGTACAGACGAATTCTGGTGTTTTCATGGTCTATCTCCGGTCCATGGAGTTTAAGAAAATTTCCAATATGGGGGACTTCCATCTCCATTATCCATTTGCATGCTTCTATCCTGGAG CACCAGATGCATAA
- the LOC109764083 gene encoding 5'-methylthioadenosine nucleosidase-like, giving the protein MQAEMLPLVHRFQLLEVPTGESIFPKGAPWARYCGNYKGLHIDLVWPGKDPALGVDSVGTLSAALVTHASIQFLKPDLIINAGTASGFKAKGAGVGDVFLKSDVVFHDRRIPIPVLGLYGNGARKTFLAPPLFQVGKLSTGDSRDMSPHDVLEILSNGATLKDMEGAAVAHVADMFSTPAIFVKAVTEIVDGEKPRAEEFLQNLTAATKALDQAVAEVVNFVCGKCLSDL; this is encoded by the exons ATGCAGGCAGAGATGCTCCCACTCGTCCACCGGTTCCAGCTCCTCGAGGTGCCCACCGGCGAATCCAT ATTTCCAAAAGGCGCCCCATGGGCGAGATACTGTGGCAACTACAAAGGCCTCCACATTGACCTTGTATGGCCTGGAAAAGATCCCGCTCTCG GAGTTGACAGTGTCGGTACATTATCAGCAGCTCTTGTGACACACGCTTCTATACAGTTCTTGAAGCCAGACCTTATTATCAATGCTGGTACTGCTAGTGGCTTCAAG GCCAAAGGAGCAGGCGTTGGAGATGTCTTCTTGAAATCAGACGTTGTGTTCCATGATAGAAGAATACCGATTCCT GTCTTAGGCCTGTACGGAAATGGAGCCCGGAAGACATTT CTCGCACCTCCCCTGTTTCAGGTTGGGAAGCTTTCAACCGGCGATTCTCGAGATATGTCTCCGCACGATGTGTTAGAAATACTGAGTAATGGTGCTACATTAAAGGATATGGAG GGAGCGGCGGTGGCACATGTTGCTGATATGTTTTCAACACCTGCAATCTTTGTCAAAGCTGTGACTGAAATTGTCGATGGAGAGAAGCCAAGGGCAGAGGAGTTTCTTCAAAACTTGACTGCTGCTACGAAGGCCCTGGACCAAGCTGTGGCCGAAGTGGTCAATTTCGTCTGTGGCAAATGCTTATCTGATCTTTGA
- the LOC109764074 gene encoding 2'-deoxymugineic-acid 2'-dioxygenase, which produces MKLICDFPSPKSLPDKYVLPPEKRPCNHELQGDLSVALPVIDLQGALGDGRRQVIGEIMEAGKEFGFFQAVNHGVGEDVIQGFREAAAEFFRMPAEAKLKHYSNEHNKHCRVFSGSVTSHTDTNDIRYWRDCLKLRCYPVDKLMHHWPSQPETFRERLAKYAVAVQELAQRLLRLIAEGLGLDSRFFEGDLTGGETMMNVNYYPRCPDPSLTLGIRPHSDRYILTVLSQGDVSGLQVKHKGRWIGVQPMHNAFVVNFGLQLEMVTDGVLTSVEHRVVTNSAKARMSVATLIRPNMGSRIGPAPVMVNGETNHRPKYRDFTGSELIEAYEATAGNREALLEMFRIHHAK; this is translated from the exons ATGAAGCTCATCTGCGACTTCCCGTCGCCAAAGTCCCTGCCGGACAAGTACGTGTTGCCGCCGGAGAAACGCCCTTGCAACCACGAGCTACAAGGCGACCTCTCAGTCGCTCTCCCCGTCATCGACCTCCAAGGAGCTCTTGGAGATGGCCGGCGACAGGTCATTGGCGAGATAATGGAGGCCGGCAAGGAGTTTGGCTTCTTCCAG GCGGTGAACCACGGTGTGGGGGAAGACGTGATCCAGGGCTTCCGGGAAGCGGCGGCAGAGTTCTTCAGGATGCCGGCGGAGGCAAAACTCAAGCACTACTCCAACGAGCACAACAAGCATTGCCGGGTCTTCTCCGGCTCCGTCACGTCCCACACTGACACCAACGACATCCGCTACTGGCGCGACTGTCTCAAGCTCCGGTGCTACCCGGTCGACAAGCTGATGCACCATTGGCCATCACAGCCAGAAACATTTCG GGAGCGTCTTGCCAAGTACGCCGTGGCAGTGCAAGAGCTGGCACAAAGGCTCCTGCGACTCATCGCGGAGGGGCTCGGCTTGGACAGTCGATTCTTCGAGGGCGACCTCACCGGCGGGGAGACGATGATGAACGTGAACTACTACCCGCGATGCCCCGACCCGAGCCTCACGCTGGGCATCCGGCCGCATTCGGACCGCTACATCCTCACGGTCCTGTCACAGGGCGACGTCAGTGGTTTACAGGTGAAGCACAAGGGACGCTGGATCGGTGTCCAACCCATGCACAACGCGTTTGTTGTCAACTTTGGGCTTCAGCTGGAG ATGGTGACCGACGGGGTGCTCACAAGCGTGGAGCACCGGGTGGTGACCAACTCGGCCAAGGCGAGGATGTCGGTGGCAACGCTTATCAGGCCGAATATGGGCTCCAGGATTGGTCCGGCGCCGGTGATGGTGAATGGAGAGACCAACCATCGTCCTAAGTATAGGGACTTCACGGGGAGCGAGCTCATCGAGGCGTATGAGGCCACTGCGGGAAATAGGGAGGCCCTGCTTGAAATGTTCAGGATCCATCACGCCAAGTAG